From Agarivorans sp. Alg241-V36, one genomic window encodes:
- the galU gene encoding UTP--glucose-1-phosphate uridylyltransferase GalU has product MTQQVRKAVLPVAGLGTRMLPATKAIPKEMLPIVDKPLIQYVVQEAISAGIKEIILVTHSSKNSIENHFDTSFELEATLEKRVKRQLLNEVRSICPRDVTIMHIRQGVAKGLGHAILCAHPLIGDEPFAVLLPDVVLDDSTSDLRTENLADMVTKFNQTGSSQVMVEAVAKEDVSKFGIVDIDGKKLKPGESSDMIGSVEKPAIEEAPSNLAVVGRYVLSAQIWKELERTAPGAGDEIQLTDAIASLMEKEATQAYYMVGKSHDCGSKFGYMKAIVEFGLRHPELRDRFKKYLSELKL; this is encoded by the coding sequence ATGACCCAACAAGTACGAAAAGCTGTACTGCCGGTAGCAGGATTAGGAACAAGGATGCTGCCCGCCACCAAAGCCATCCCAAAAGAGATGTTACCGATCGTAGATAAGCCGCTGATTCAATATGTTGTGCAAGAAGCAATATCTGCAGGTATTAAAGAGATCATTTTAGTAACCCACTCTAGTAAGAACTCTATAGAAAACCATTTTGATACCAGCTTCGAGCTAGAAGCCACATTAGAGAAAAGGGTAAAACGTCAGCTGCTAAATGAAGTTCGGTCAATTTGCCCCAGAGACGTTACCATCATGCACATTCGTCAAGGCGTCGCAAAAGGCCTCGGACACGCAATCCTATGTGCTCATCCTTTAATAGGTGACGAACCCTTTGCTGTCCTTCTACCCGATGTTGTGCTCGATGATTCAACCTCAGATCTCCGCACCGAAAACTTAGCTGACATGGTAACTAAGTTTAACCAAACAGGCTCGAGCCAAGTTATGGTTGAAGCCGTCGCCAAAGAGGACGTAAGTAAATTTGGTATCGTAGACATCGATGGTAAGAAGCTAAAACCTGGTGAATCTTCGGATATGATAGGCTCAGTAGAGAAACCAGCGATTGAAGAGGCTCCTTCAAACTTAGCGGTTGTTGGCCGCTATGTGCTATCAGCTCAAATATGGAAAGAATTAGAAAGAACTGCTCCTGGTGCTGGTGACGAAATCCAACTTACTGATGCCATTGCAAGCTTGATGGAAAAAGAAGCCACGCAAGCTTATTACATGGTAGGTAAAAGCCATGACTGTGGCAGTAAGTTTGGCTATATGAAAGCCATTGTTGAATTTGGCTTACGCCATCCGGAGTTAAGAGATCGCTTTAAGAAGTATCTTTCTGAGTTAAAGCTATAA
- a CDS encoding ComEA family DNA-binding protein: protein MKLIQLALVLVFSLINIQSAIANENLTPVNLNTASAEQLDSLKGVGESKSTAIVQYRQQHGDFKNIEQIVLVPGIGERIYLDNKDRIYVD from the coding sequence ATGAAGTTAATTCAGCTGGCACTGGTGCTTGTATTTAGTTTAATCAATATACAATCAGCCATAGCTAATGAAAATTTAACACCTGTCAACTTAAATACCGCCAGCGCAGAACAGCTAGACTCACTTAAAGGCGTTGGAGAATCGAAATCAACTGCTATCGTTCAATACCGCCAGCAACATGGAGACTTCAAGAACATTGAACAAATTGTGTTAGTGCCAGGTATTGGTGAAAGAATCTATTTGGATAACAAAGACAGGATTTACGTAGACTAA
- a CDS encoding YciI family protein has product MWYVIYAEDVANSLDKRKQARPAHLERLNTLLNEGRLLVAGPMPAIDAEDPAEAGFTGSTVIAEFESLADAKAWADADPYVAAGVYAQVSVKPFKKVLP; this is encoded by the coding sequence ATGTGGTATGTAATCTACGCTGAAGACGTTGCCAATAGCTTGGATAAACGCAAGCAAGCTCGTCCCGCTCACTTAGAGCGTTTAAACACCTTACTAAATGAAGGTCGACTATTGGTTGCTGGTCCAATGCCAGCTATTGATGCTGAAGACCCAGCTGAAGCTGGTTTTACCGGCTCAACAGTCATCGCTGAGTTTGAAAGCTTGGCTGATGCAAAGGCCTGGGCAGATGCCGACCCTTATGTGGCTGCTGGCGTTTACGCACAGGTAAGCGTAAAACCTTTCAAAAAAGTACTTCCTTAA
- a CDS encoding septation protein A: MKQFFEFIPLIIFFAVYKMQDIYAATLALIISTAVLLAISYIKNKKVEKMHLISFVLILVFGGLTLILRDDDFIKWKPTVINWIFGLVLLVSQFAFGSPLIKKMLGKEMTLPDDVWSKVNVAWALFFIACGTLNLYIAFSFSEEFWVNFKVFGLLGLTLVFTVGTVVYLYKHLPKEQQESLTEKKD, from the coding sequence ATGAAACAATTTTTCGAGTTTATCCCTTTAATTATTTTTTTCGCTGTATATAAGATGCAAGATATTTACGCGGCAACTCTTGCATTAATTATCTCTACAGCAGTGTTATTGGCTATTTCATACATCAAAAACAAAAAAGTTGAGAAAATGCATCTCATCTCCTTTGTACTTATTTTAGTATTTGGTGGCTTAACTTTAATTCTGCGCGATGACGACTTCATCAAATGGAAACCTACCGTTATTAATTGGATATTTGGCTTAGTGCTTCTAGTCAGCCAGTTTGCATTTGGTAGTCCGCTTATCAAAAAAATGCTTGGCAAGGAAATGACGCTGCCAGACGATGTTTGGTCCAAAGTGAACGTGGCCTGGGCATTATTCTTTATCGCCTGTGGAACGCTAAACCTCTACATTGCCTTTAGCTTCTCAGAGGAGTTTTGGGTTAACTTTAAGGTGTTCGGTTTACTTGGATTAACCTTGGTATTCACGGTGGGTACGGTGGTTTACCTATATAAGCATTTGCCAAAAGAACAACAAGAATCACTGACTGAGAAAAAGGATTAA
- the trpA gene encoding tryptophan synthase subunit alpha: MTQRYANLFEQLASQQQGAFVPFVTLGDPDLEQSLAIVDALVEGGADALELGIPFSDPVADGPTIQGANVRALAADVTPPKCLEMLSAIRKKHPQVPIGLLLYANLVYSTGIDSFYQKLAAAGVDSVLVADVPIRESAPFREAADKHDLQSIFIAPPNADEATLAKVAEYGQGYTYLVSRAGVTGTETKAGAPVGELLNKLKQHNAPPALLGFGIATPQQVKETIQAGAAGAISGSAVVKIIENNLDDKVQMLATLKQFASDMKAATV; this comes from the coding sequence ATGACGCAACGTTACGCTAACCTATTCGAGCAATTAGCTAGCCAACAACAAGGCGCCTTTGTTCCCTTTGTTACACTTGGCGATCCAGATTTAGAGCAATCGCTAGCAATTGTTGATGCCTTAGTTGAAGGTGGTGCTGATGCACTAGAGTTGGGTATTCCTTTCTCTGATCCGGTAGCCGATGGACCAACTATTCAAGGTGCAAATGTACGTGCTCTAGCGGCTGATGTAACACCACCGAAGTGTTTAGAGATGCTAAGTGCCATTCGCAAAAAACACCCACAAGTACCTATTGGCCTGCTGCTTTACGCTAACTTGGTTTATTCAACTGGCATTGACTCTTTCTATCAAAAGCTAGCCGCTGCAGGAGTAGACTCGGTGCTAGTGGCAGACGTGCCTATTCGTGAATCAGCGCCATTTAGAGAAGCCGCCGATAAACATGACTTACAAAGCATCTTTATTGCGCCACCAAACGCTGATGAAGCTACTTTAGCCAAAGTGGCTGAATATGGACAAGGTTATACCTACCTCGTTAGCCGAGCAGGCGTTACTGGCACAGAGACTAAAGCAGGCGCACCAGTGGGAGAGCTGTTAAACAAGCTTAAGCAACATAATGCGCCGCCAGCCTTACTGGGTTTTGGCATAGCTACGCCTCAGCAGGTTAAAGAAACCATTCAAGCTGGAGCAGCTGGCGCTATTTCTGGCTCAGCCGTGGTTAAAATCATCGAAAACAACCTCGATGACAAAGTCCAAATGCTTGCTACACTTAAGCAGTTTGCCAGTGACATGAAAGCGGCTACCGTTTAG
- the trpB gene encoding tryptophan synthase subunit beta: MSKLNSYFGEFGGQFVPQILVPALDQLEQAFIDAQEDPDFLEEFNGLLSEYAGRPTPLTLCRNLTAGTKTKIYLKREDLLHGGAHKTNQVLGQALLAKRMGKKEIIAETGAGQHGVATALACALLGLKCRVYMGAIDCERQKPNVFRMKLMGAEVIPVHSGSSTLKDACNEALRDWAASYDSAHYLLGTAAGPHPFPTIVREFQKMIGEEAKQQILETEGRLPDAVIACVGGGSNAIGMFADFIKEEEVKLIGVEPAGKGIDTDQHGAPLKHGRKGMFFGMHSLLMQDPNGQIEESYSISAGLDFPSVGPQHAHLSAIGRADYESATDEEALEAFQVLAECEGIIPALESAHALAYALKLAKQDKDKEQILLVNLSGRGDKDIFTVAEIFEQRGSL, encoded by the coding sequence ATGAGTAAATTAAATTCATATTTCGGCGAGTTTGGTGGGCAGTTTGTGCCACAAATTTTAGTGCCAGCACTCGACCAGCTAGAACAAGCGTTTATTGATGCCCAAGAAGACCCAGACTTTTTAGAAGAGTTTAATGGCCTACTAAGCGAATATGCCGGCAGACCAACTCCGCTAACCCTGTGCCGCAATTTAACTGCCGGTACTAAAACTAAAATCTACCTAAAGCGTGAAGACTTGCTGCATGGCGGTGCCCATAAAACCAACCAAGTACTTGGTCAGGCATTGCTTGCTAAGCGTATGGGCAAAAAAGAAATCATTGCTGAAACAGGTGCTGGCCAACATGGCGTAGCAACCGCGTTAGCCTGTGCCCTACTTGGCCTTAAGTGTCGTGTTTACATGGGTGCCATTGACTGTGAACGCCAAAAGCCAAATGTGTTCAGAATGAAGCTGATGGGCGCAGAAGTTATTCCTGTGCATAGTGGTTCTTCAACCCTGAAAGATGCCTGTAACGAAGCATTACGTGACTGGGCTGCCAGTTACGACAGCGCTCACTACCTACTAGGTACCGCGGCTGGCCCTCACCCATTCCCAACCATTGTGCGTGAGTTCCAGAAAATGATTGGCGAAGAAGCCAAGCAACAAATTCTTGAAACTGAAGGTCGTCTACCTGACGCAGTCATTGCTTGTGTTGGTGGTGGCTCAAACGCCATTGGCATGTTTGCCGACTTCATTAAAGAAGAAGAGGTAAAACTAATTGGTGTTGAACCTGCTGGTAAAGGCATTGACACCGACCAACACGGCGCACCGCTTAAACACGGTCGTAAAGGTATGTTCTTTGGTATGCATTCATTATTGATGCAAGATCCAAACGGTCAAATTGAAGAGTCTTATTCAATTTCAGCTGGCTTAGATTTTCCGTCAGTGGGTCCGCAACACGCTCACTTAAGCGCCATTGGCAGAGCGGATTATGAATCAGCAACTGATGAGGAAGCTTTAGAAGCCTTCCAAGTTTTAGCTGAATGTGAAGGAATCATTCCGGCTCTTGAATCTGCTCACGCCTTAGCTTACGCGCTTAAATTAGCGAAGCAAGATAAAGACAAAGAACAAATTTTGTTAGTAAATCTATCTGGCCGTGGCGACAAAGACATCTTCACCGTAGCCGAAATATTCGAACAAAGAGGAAGCTTATAA
- the trpCF gene encoding bifunctional indole-3-glycerol-phosphate synthase TrpC/phosphoribosylanthranilate isomerase TrpF, producing MSQAETKQATILDKIVADKEIWLAERMLNQALESFINQVEPSERSFYQALSGAPAKFILECKKASPSKGLIRPEFDLDLIAGVYKNYAAAISVLTDTKYFQGEFDYVTQVREQVEQPVLCKDFFIDEYQIYLARYHKADAILLMLSVLDDNEYRLLAEVAHKLNMGVLTEVSNQEELERAIDLNAKVIGINNRNLRDLSITLDRTPELAKQIPEDRIIISESGIYQHQQVRELAKYADGFLVGSSLMSQDDVDMACRKLILGENKVCGLTREQDVQAVYQAGAVYGGLIFAEKSPRCVSLAQAEKLAQAAPLNFVGVFVNSSVEEVATIANKLKLHAVQLHGSEDQQYIAELKTKLNNSLVWKALGVSDALPEAPNNADKILFDSKVADQCGGTGQTFNWQLLGEHSHGAMLAGGISPSNIQDALAYAAAGLDLNSGVEQTPGVKDPAKINAAFEQIRQY from the coding sequence GTGAGCCAAGCAGAAACAAAACAAGCCACCATTCTAGATAAAATTGTGGCAGATAAAGAAATTTGGTTGGCCGAGCGCATGCTAAACCAAGCATTAGAAAGCTTTATCAATCAAGTTGAACCCTCTGAACGCAGCTTCTATCAAGCGCTATCTGGTGCGCCAGCTAAATTCATTCTTGAATGTAAAAAGGCCTCTCCTTCAAAAGGTTTGATTCGCCCAGAGTTCGATTTAGATCTAATTGCCGGTGTTTACAAAAACTATGCTGCAGCCATTTCTGTGCTTACCGATACTAAGTACTTCCAAGGTGAGTTTGACTACGTGACTCAAGTGCGAGAGCAGGTTGAGCAGCCAGTTCTTTGTAAAGACTTCTTCATTGACGAATACCAAATCTACCTAGCGCGTTATCATAAAGCCGATGCCATCTTACTGATGCTATCGGTATTGGATGACAACGAGTACCGCTTGCTAGCCGAAGTTGCTCATAAACTGAACATGGGCGTACTTACCGAAGTAAGCAACCAAGAAGAACTTGAGCGCGCCATTGATCTAAATGCAAAAGTTATCGGTATTAACAACCGAAACTTGCGTGACTTATCGATAACTTTAGATAGAACACCAGAGCTGGCAAAACAAATTCCTGAAGATAGGATCATCATCTCAGAGTCCGGTATTTATCAGCACCAACAAGTGCGTGAATTGGCTAAATACGCCGACGGCTTTTTAGTGGGTAGCTCGCTCATGAGCCAAGATGACGTAGACATGGCCTGTCGCAAGCTTATTTTGGGCGAAAACAAGGTGTGTGGATTAACCCGCGAGCAAGACGTGCAGGCCGTTTATCAAGCAGGCGCAGTATATGGCGGCCTAATTTTCGCTGAGAAGTCACCGCGCTGCGTAAGCCTAGCCCAGGCAGAAAAGCTCGCTCAAGCAGCTCCGCTTAACTTTGTAGGTGTATTTGTAAATAGCTCGGTTGAAGAAGTGGCAACCATTGCCAATAAACTCAAATTGCACGCCGTTCAGTTGCATGGCAGCGAAGACCAACAATATATTGCAGAGTTAAAAACCAAACTTAATAACAGCTTAGTTTGGAAAGCGCTAGGGGTGAGTGATGCCCTGCCAGAAGCACCCAATAATGCCGACAAAATTTTGTTCGACAGTAAAGTGGCCGACCAATGTGGCGGCACCGGACAAACCTTCAACTGGCAACTATTAGGTGAGCACAGCCACGGTGCGATGCTAGCAGGCGGTATAAGCCCAAGCAACATCCAAGATGCGCTAGCCTACGCCGCTGCAGGCTTAGATTTAAACTCCGGTGTTGAGCAAACACCAGGCGTTAAAGACCCAGCAAAAATTAATGCTGCGTTTGAACAGATTAGACAGTACTAG
- the trpD gene encoding anthranilate phosphoribosyltransferase codes for MQAILEQLYQGQDLSIEQAQQVFSQVIQGEVEPIILSSLLTALKIKGEQPQEIAGAAKALLANAAPFPSPEYDFADIVGTGGDGHNTINISTTSAFVAASLGVKVAKHGNRSVSSKSGSSDLLAALGINIQMTPDTARKCLDELGLCFLFAPQYHAGVRHAMPVRQTLKTRTIFNVLGPLINPAHPSMEVMGVYDPALISPIAHTLQQLGMKKAMVVHGAGLDEVAIHGETQIAEISGDTITEYTLSPADFGVEQAALEAIKGGTPEENKAITLQLLQGKASTAQQAAVAVNVALLLKLAGKADDVAQGVQMALDEMASGRPLTLANQLAEMSQ; via the coding sequence ATGCAGGCTATTTTAGAGCAGCTATATCAAGGACAAGATTTAAGCATTGAACAAGCACAGCAAGTGTTCAGTCAGGTTATTCAAGGTGAAGTAGAGCCGATTATTTTATCTTCACTGTTAACCGCGCTAAAAATTAAAGGCGAACAACCGCAGGAAATTGCCGGTGCAGCCAAAGCCTTGCTTGCCAACGCTGCGCCTTTCCCAAGCCCTGAATACGACTTTGCAGATATTGTTGGCACAGGCGGTGATGGCCACAACACCATTAATATCTCAACCACTTCAGCCTTTGTGGCTGCAAGCCTTGGGGTTAAAGTTGCCAAACACGGTAACCGCAGCGTATCGAGTAAATCAGGCTCTTCCGATCTGTTGGCAGCTCTAGGCATTAATATTCAAATGACACCAGATACTGCGCGAAAATGTTTAGATGAGTTAGGCCTGTGCTTCTTGTTTGCTCCGCAATACCACGCAGGCGTACGCCATGCAATGCCAGTGCGACAAACCTTAAAAACTCGCACCATATTTAATGTATTGGGCCCGCTAATTAACCCGGCTCACCCAAGCATGGAAGTGATGGGTGTTTACGACCCTGCGCTTATTTCACCGATAGCCCACACCTTGCAACAACTAGGCATGAAAAAAGCCATGGTAGTTCACGGCGCTGGCTTAGACGAAGTAGCCATTCATGGTGAAACGCAAATTGCAGAAATAAGTGGCGACACAATCACTGAATACACTTTAAGCCCAGCAGACTTTGGCGTTGAGCAAGCAGCACTAGAAGCCATTAAAGGTGGCACGCCTGAAGAAAACAAAGCCATTACCCTGCAATTACTTCAAGGTAAGGCCAGCACTGCCCAACAAGCTGCAGTGGCAGTAAACGTTGCTTTGTTGCTTAAGCTTGCTGGTAAAGCAGACGATGTAGCACAAGGCGTACAAATGGCCTTAGATGAAATGGCCTCGGGCCGACCACTTACCTTAGCGAACCAATTGGCGGAGATGAGTCAGTGA
- a CDS encoding aminodeoxychorismate/anthranilate synthase component II, which translates to MTHSVFLLDNFDSFTYNLVDQFRSQGLDVSIYRNHLSAKEIKQHIDDSPTPPVLVLSPGPGNPQQAGCMLELIDLCKGEVPIIGICLGHQALVESYGGVVGKADEIVHGKSSAIEHDNRLIFEGLTNPLPVARYHSLVATSMPEGVVVNAHYQKMPMAIINEQDKVIGFQFHPESILTSEGATLLARSLDWATQQEQA; encoded by the coding sequence ATGACTCATAGTGTATTTTTGCTCGATAACTTTGACTCGTTCACTTACAACCTTGTTGATCAGTTTCGCAGCCAAGGCTTAGATGTGAGCATCTACCGCAATCACTTAAGCGCCAAAGAAATTAAGCAGCATATTGATGATAGCCCTACACCACCGGTATTGGTGTTATCACCGGGGCCTGGTAACCCACAGCAAGCAGGCTGTATGTTAGAGCTAATTGATTTGTGTAAAGGTGAAGTACCCATTATTGGTATTTGCCTAGGTCATCAAGCCCTAGTAGAAAGCTATGGCGGCGTAGTGGGTAAAGCTGATGAAATTGTGCATGGTAAGTCATCGGCTATTGAGCACGACAACCGCTTAATATTTGAAGGTTTAACTAACCCTCTACCGGTTGCGCGTTATCACTCCTTGGTAGCTACCTCGATGCCTGAAGGCGTAGTGGTCAATGCCCACTACCAAAAAATGCCAATGGCAATCATTAACGAGCAAGACAAGGTTATTGGTTTTCAATTTCACCCAGAATCCATTTTAACCAGCGAAGGGGCAACACTGTTAGCCCGCAGCCTAGACTGGGCCACCCAACAGGAGCAAGCATAA
- a CDS encoding anthranilate synthase component 1 — MSNHPRVQLSNKLIDASYVLDPLSLYQELCKESQHNVLLESCEIDSKENLQSLILADAALKITCKGRQVTFTAVSLNGKAVISAIVEHSDKALITEHSATHLVLDYPLPAANLDEDSRLKASSPVDALRLITTLYGELASHDKGVFIGGVFAYDFIASFEQLQEVAESTNICPDYQFYLAETLLLIDHQEQVTHLIGSVYDDGEQARINQRLAHLVELCEHKNHQQAQPDFSDYQGKIEADISDRDFCQNVETMKDYIRQGDIFQVVPSRSFKLSCPDSLAAYRELKITNPSPYMFYLQDSEFVLFGASPESAIKYSSHNRDVEIYPIAGTRKRGFNADGSINQDLDGRLELELRLDKKETAEHIMLVDLARNDVARISEPGTRHVADLLKVDRYSHVMHLVSRVVGTLRSDLDALHAYQACMNMGTLVGAPKIRASELIRQVEQQRRGSYGGAVGYLAGNGDMDSCIVIRSAFVKDQVAHVQAGAGVVYDSLPQAEADETRNKAAAVLNAIARAHGSTLKDVSHDS; from the coding sequence ATGAGTAATCACCCTAGGGTGCAGCTAAGCAACAAATTAATTGATGCGAGCTACGTGCTTGACCCACTAAGCTTATATCAAGAGCTTTGCAAAGAAAGTCAGCACAATGTATTGCTAGAATCTTGCGAGATAGACAGTAAAGAAAACCTGCAAAGTTTAATTTTGGCCGATGCAGCGTTGAAGATTACCTGTAAAGGTCGCCAAGTGACTTTTACTGCAGTATCACTCAACGGTAAAGCGGTTATCTCGGCCATTGTAGAACACAGTGATAAAGCCTTAATCACCGAACACAGTGCAACTCATCTGGTTTTAGATTACCCACTCCCAGCTGCTAATTTAGACGAAGACTCCCGATTAAAAGCTAGCTCACCGGTTGATGCGCTACGTTTAATTACCACGCTTTATGGCGAGCTCGCCTCTCACGATAAAGGCGTTTTTATCGGCGGCGTATTTGCTTATGATTTCATCGCCAGCTTTGAGCAATTGCAAGAGGTGGCCGAAAGCACCAATATTTGCCCTGATTACCAATTCTACCTCGCCGAAACATTGCTACTCATTGACCACCAAGAACAAGTTACTCACTTAATTGGCTCGGTATACGACGATGGCGAACAAGCTAGAATAAATCAGCGTTTAGCCCATTTGGTAGAATTATGTGAGCATAAAAATCACCAACAAGCGCAACCAGATTTTAGTGATTACCAAGGAAAAATTGAAGCCGACATAAGCGACCGCGACTTCTGCCAAAATGTAGAAACCATGAAAGACTACATTCGCCAAGGCGACATTTTCCAAGTTGTTCCATCACGCAGCTTTAAACTCTCTTGTCCCGATAGCCTCGCCGCTTACCGCGAACTAAAGATCACCAACCCTAGCCCTTACATGTTCTATCTACAAGACAGCGAATTTGTATTGTTTGGCGCCTCTCCAGAAAGTGCTATTAAGTACTCTAGCCATAATCGCGATGTTGAAATTTACCCAATTGCCGGCACTCGTAAACGCGGTTTTAATGCCGATGGCTCAATCAATCAAGACTTAGACGGACGACTAGAGCTAGAGCTACGCCTAGACAAAAAAGAGACCGCCGAACACATAATGCTGGTTGACTTGGCTCGTAACGATGTTGCTCGCATTAGTGAGCCAGGTACTCGCCACGTAGCCGACTTACTAAAAGTAGACCGTTACAGCCACGTAATGCATTTGGTATCGCGAGTGGTAGGCACTTTACGCAGTGATCTAGATGCACTGCATGCCTACCAAGCGTGTATGAATATGGGAACCCTAGTGGGCGCGCCTAAAATTCGTGCTTCAGAGTTAATTCGCCAAGTTGAGCAACAACGCCGAGGCAGTTATGGCGGAGCGGTAGGTTATCTTGCAGGTAACGGCGACATGGACAGCTGTATCGTTATTCGTTCTGCTTTTGTTAAAGATCAGGTCGCACATGTTCAAGCTGGTGCTGGTGTGGTGTATGATTCACTGCCTCAAGCCGAAGCAGATGAAACCCGAAACAAAGCAGCAGCGGTGCTAAACGCAATAGCCCGTGCTCACGGTTCAACTTTGAAGGATGTTAGCCATGACTCATAG
- a CDS encoding PHP domain-containing protein — protein sequence MRFDLHCHTTASDGGLSPTEIVMRAENMQVDVLAITDHDTTAGIAEAQASAKHLQIITGTEISTAWHAFDIHIVGLNLDITHQGLQEQLLEQRDKREVRAKEMSRRLAKAGIDNVYEDAKQIAGSAPITRSHFAKVLVERGIAANFNKVFDKYLSRGNTGYVPNNWMSMGDAIDIIHQAGGVAVLAHPTHYDLSNKWVRKLLAEFAELGGDGVEVAMPQMSKDQLQWLAELAEQNGLAASQGSDFHHPSPWRELGRGLQLPEKCQAIWQQWPGFSPESTR from the coding sequence ATGCGATTTGATTTGCATTGCCATACTACTGCCTCTGATGGTGGCTTAAGCCCAACAGAAATAGTAATGCGTGCCGAAAACATGCAAGTCGACGTATTGGCCATTACCGACCACGATACCACCGCCGGCATTGCTGAAGCGCAAGCCAGCGCTAAGCACTTGCAAATTATCACGGGTACCGAAATTTCCACCGCATGGCATGCCTTCGATATTCACATTGTTGGCCTTAACCTAGACATTACCCACCAAGGCTTGCAAGAGCAGCTGCTGGAGCAACGTGATAAGCGTGAAGTAAGGGCTAAAGAAATGAGCCGCCGCTTAGCTAAGGCTGGAATAGACAATGTGTATGAGGATGCCAAGCAAATAGCAGGCAGCGCACCTATTACTCGTTCTCATTTTGCTAAGGTGTTGGTAGAGCGCGGAATAGCGGCTAATTTTAATAAAGTGTTTGATAAATATTTAAGTCGAGGCAATACCGGTTATGTACCTAACAATTGGATGAGCATGGGAGATGCAATCGACATTATCCACCAAGCTGGCGGCGTTGCTGTGTTAGCTCACCCCACGCACTACGATTTGTCCAATAAATGGGTGCGTAAGCTGTTGGCCGAGTTTGCCGAATTGGGCGGCGACGGCGTAGAAGTGGCAATGCCGCAAATGTCTAAAGATCAATTGCAGTGGCTTGCCGAACTAGCCGAGCAAAATGGTTTAGCGGCTTCTCAAGGTTCTGATTTTCATCATCCCTCTCCTTGGCGCGAATTAGGTAGAGGCTTACAATTACCAGAAAAGTGCCAAGCGATTTGGCAACAGTGGCCTGGCTTCTCTCCTGAATCCACTCGCTAG
- a CDS encoding L-threonylcarbamoyladenylate synthase → MSQFFYVHPDNPQQRLMNQAANHIQQGGVVIYPTDSGYAIGCHIGDKAALERICRIRQLDKNHHFTLMCRDLSELSEYARVGNQAYRLLRNNTPGPYTFIFKGTKEVPRRLLNPKRKTIGIRVPDNKIALAMLEALGEPLMSSSLILPGNDYTESDPEQIRDLLEHQVDLIVNGGYLGEQPTTVIDLSEDEPEILRSGSGDTSPFE, encoded by the coding sequence ATGAGTCAATTTTTCTATGTACACCCCGACAACCCTCAACAGCGTTTGATGAATCAAGCGGCTAATCATATTCAGCAGGGCGGAGTGGTGATCTATCCCACGGATTCTGGTTATGCCATTGGCTGCCATATCGGTGATAAAGCCGCGTTAGAGCGGATTTGCAGAATTCGCCAATTGGATAAGAACCACCACTTCACCTTAATGTGTCGCGATTTATCTGAACTCTCTGAATACGCGCGAGTAGGTAATCAGGCCTATCGTTTACTTCGCAATAATACCCCGGGGCCATATACCTTTATTTTTAAAGGCACCAAAGAAGTTCCGCGTCGCCTGCTTAATCCTAAGCGTAAAACCATAGGTATTCGGGTTCCAGATAACAAGATAGCTTTGGCTATGTTAGAGGCTTTAGGCGAACCCTTGATGTCATCAAGTTTAATTTTGCCAGGCAACGATTACACCGAGTCCGATCCAGAACAAATTAGAGACCTACTGGAACATCAAGTGGATTTAATTGTGAATGGCGGTTATTTAGGTGAGCAGCCTACAACGGTAATTGACCTTTCTGAAGATGAACCCGAAATATTGCGCAGTGGCTCAGGCGATACGAGCCCCTTTGAATAA